The sequence below is a genomic window from Ciona intestinalis unplaced genomic scaffold, KH HT000545.1, whole genome shotgun sequence.
CTACGTAAGCaaggtacattcattcactcattcattcattcattcattcaaatttaagttaaagtaAAGTCCCAAGTTTTTAGAAGAAAAGTATATggtggtttatttttaagcaCATGTGAGCATcaacttaacaaaaattatttaaatttccaaCAAAACTCTACAGTTTCCATTTTGCGATTAAATGTATTTGCTGGCCACCACGCGGCCAAAATGGGCCCGACAGTCGCTATTGTTACCCATTGGGTCCCCGCTTTGATTTACCGGGCGCATAAGATCTCACGTGTAAATGCTTGCGAGCAAGCTGTTGttggttttttaaaaaacggaCGTTACAGTTATTATCTACAGTACAAGTAATATCAGGTGCATGTCAAAGCAGGAAGTCATGAATTCTATAGCGCATAAGTTTGCCGAACTGTGTGAACCAAAATCATCTTTTGATCCCGAGGACGATTTATGTGAAGGTTAGCATATATGTGCCGTATATATTATTGTGGCAGCAAAATTTCATTGTGAATTTTTGAAAGCTTGAATGTTTTAATAGGCATGCATTTATTTTGGCCGACCGCCTATCCAGTACAATTAAAGCCCGTGTTGACTACATTTGGGCAAGGGACAGGCTTCAACATCTGGTTGGGTGATTGGGGTTCATGCAGTAGAGCACCCTAGGTGTTGAGTAACAGAAAACTCTGGTTTAATTCTCAGATACATGGCGTggcacactgtaggacctcacttgTATAGATTAAAAtgtacatattttatatacacaatgttggggtaatggccaacaCCGGCCGAAACTCAGGTCTGCTGGTGTGTTAGGACACTGAAccttttgaaaaaatacattttttatagaaacaaCTGCGAAACTTGTTGATAAAGTCAACTTCGAAGAAGAAAATGAGAATTTAAGTTTCTCCAACAAAAGATTTCAAGTTAGGAACGAACACGATAATGTAGGGATTTATGAAGGAAAGAAAACAACTAGAAGTGAATTGAATGGCAATATATCAAACGAAGATGATGAATATGAAGACATCTATGAGCAGTAAGTTAATAACTGCAAAATACTGTCTGGCTTTGTTGTGCCTAATGATAGCActgtcaagccttgaacctgtaccCACTCCGGTAACATAggccaatattttttttaagaaaaaccAGAGGGTTGCAATAAGTCAAATAAAAAGCTGATTTAGGCtttttttacttctttatCAAACTGTTTGTTgaataattttattgtttttagagAGGATTCTTCAGCTGATGAGCTTCAAGTTGATTATGACGATGTAAGTTGGTTTATGTAAAAATCTTTTACATTATCTGTATTTATGTTGCATATATTTGCCACATGACTCAGGCCCTTGGCATAGGTGCTaagcttttaaaaatgcaggggaggcaggggtAGTTAGATTAgacacatatatttttaaaacctatctaacttattagttttaatgtttactagTTATTAAAGTGCAAAAAGTTCCAAGgttggcctgcctaccctgctcAAAATTTGTCGTCTGAGGGCCtgaaatttaaaccaaattggCTCATTGCCCCATTACCTATATACTAACCCTAAACTCTGCATAGAATGAAGAAATAGATTCTGATGAAgcaatgggggaagacgacACAGAATTATTTGagatgtttaaaactaaaagttccgaacacaaacaaataaataaaggacAAGATACAATAAATCAACTaagtataaatattgttttattttatttataaatattcaaaaactcTTATGTTTCATTAAAGCCTACTTTATGCGATTTTGGGTGAAATCTGGCCTTAATCTGGAGTGACAAGGaattagaataaaatacacacccacatagaataaaatacaatattctACTTATATTTAATGACATATTTATACTCATATTTAATGATATAAATTTAGACCTTTGGGAGATTTTATTGGAAAGTcgaataaaaatgcaaaaacttGTCTCACTTTCTAACCAGCTACCACGACCAAACATACATGATGTGTGGCTGGACAAggttagtttaatatttgtatactCAATTGCATTAACAGAAATGTTTGTATGTGTCTTTTACTGTCTTGATTTAGgtcaaaatttattaaagaatatgtgtttgtttttcaaaagcaacttactgttttttttttttcttagcactttttttaatgttttttaactaaGAAAAATACTCATTAATGGTTAATGGTATAGATTAAATGGTAATGAATAATGATATACTTACCTTAAGACTTGTAGTTTAATATAGTTGCGCAACATATGTTAAATTGTTGGGATTTAGAAATTCTAAAATGATTTTGGTACTTTTTAAATCTGAATTCGATTTTgttactttcatttattttattaggaAGGTGAAACATTGAAATCATATATTTCATCATCAACCAAATCCCTGAACAAACTTGGCGACAAATTAAGTGAATTACAATCAGCATTAATCGCACAGGATCCTGAATATGGTGAAGGTGAAACCAGGTTGGTTTAtgattgtattatataaagctttaaaactattttgaactttttgaAAACTCGTGTACAAGTGTAATTCattatacatttaatattttcttgaGTGAGGGTACATTGACactagttataacacaaatgttctgttttatacatcttgtgcccgcttaagagttaccaccacgtgtaactttgtgagtgattgttttacTGGCTGATATTTTGGACTACCCATGcgtgacaactgggttggtGCAATTGCAGGTAAGTGTcttggtaaaaaatacatgctcacaatggtagcaatcTCAAGCCTTCAACCCACTACCCTATTTACTGTACATTTatctaaattatttaatatttctattatgAAAGAACGAAACTAGCAGCTGGGAAAACATTTGACCCAGATCAATGGAATTCTGTCATTGGCCAACAATACGCTGTGCTGAAAACCTCAAGGAATAAACGTTTACAGTTGTGGTATGATAAGACAAGAGTGTCATCTCACAAATTAGATAAAGTAGGTCATATTTAGAACATCCTTGATAATTTAGCAATTCACTATCTATCATGTGCTATAGTAATGTAGGGACAAGCACATAAATCTCGTATTCCCtcattgtgttttgaacaattattaATGCTTTTTTAGGGTCGTGGGGgggttatataattctctaaatattttctgtttacttccaaatgtgacgaaaaagtagattgaaaacatgtcccatcttacccctgcCTCACATATAAAGCTAATATTAAACCAAGAACTACctatttaacttgtttttagtCATTTAACAAGTTTGAGCGATCCACTGTGTCACAAATTGACCATGTACTTTCTGACCGATCACGACTTATAAAACGAACGCGATTGAAACGATCCGCATACCACGTGTTGGGGAATATTGAGAATGAAAATCAGAGTGAAAACAATCAGGTAATAAGGTctgttatgtgtcttgcccaaagacatatTCAGCACAATGGTAACTATGTTGTTTTGAACCCGGTATATAGCAGAtcagtgttttttaaacttttccaaCAACAACCAATTATTGTACCACTTTCTACAATTGCTTCTATAACAAAATCAATGAAATTCAATTGTTATTCAAGTAACTGATAAAATACTCTTACTGAAGTTTATATTGCAGTTAAACAGCATTGATGAAGAAATTTTTGACGATGACGATTTTTACCATCAACTACTACAAAAGTTAATtgaacaaaaatcaagttctGTTGTTCAAGATGGTATTGCAGACTCTGTTGAAATGACtaggtatttatatttttggacGGGAGGTGTGGAGAAGTGCTTCGAAAGATTTATGGTATATTACAGTCTctgactttaatttgaaaacatCCAATTATTTCAGACAATTCCTGAAGCTGCAAAGATTGCGAACCAAAGCAAAGAAAACGGTTGATACTAAAGCTAGTAAAGGAAGAAAAGTAAGGTAAGAATCAATTAACAGGGGGGCTGTGTGAAGTAAGCTGTAGTACAGAATTCCACTTTGCCAAAGCTGACACTAAAAACTATAAAGCTTGGTAAGCTGTAAGTACAGAATAAGTAAAGTATGGTATGGTATGTAAATAAGATTTGTAGTGCTGCTTAGATTGTCTGGCCCTTTAACCTGAAttggtgtaaaaataaaataaacagctgtTTAATTCTTCATAATCTTATCTTAGATGTAGACCAGGCTTTATAGTTTTTAGTGTC
It includes:
- the LOC100183752 gene encoding protein AATF, producing the protein MSKQEVMNSIAHKFAELCEPKSSFDPEDDLCEETTAKLVDKVNFEEENENLSFSNKRFQVRNEHDNVGIYEGKKTTRSELNGNISNEDDEYEDIYEQEDSSADELQVDYDDNEEIDSDEAMGEDDTELFEMFKTKSSEHKQINKGQDTINQLNLWEILLESRIKMQKLVSLSNQLPRPNIHDVWLDKEGETLKSYISSSTKSLNKLGDKLSELQSALIAQDPEYGEGETRTKLAAGKTFDPDQWNSVIGQQYAVLKTSRNKRLQLWYDKTRVSSHKLDKSFNKFERSTVSQIDHVLSDRSRLIKRTRLKRSAYHVLGNIENENQSENNQLNSIDEEIFDDDDFYHQLLQKLIEQKSSSVVQDGIADSVEMTRQFLKLQRLRTKAKKTVDTKASKGRKVRYHIHPKLASFMAPIDDTTWTHESRNRIIKSLFGKLSFEAEE